A genomic stretch from Sporocytophaga myxococcoides DSM 11118 includes:
- a CDS encoding LytR/AlgR family response regulator transcription factor: MKIKTLIIDDQEEVIDILSDLVKEHCKDLEISGTASDPLEAMKMIETLSPELIFLDIKMPGLSGFELLKKATRNFDVVIISAHKEYGPEAYSNGAIHYLLKPFEVDKLIEAVERVCEKKASADPDVVISKGRIRIPDSEGFYVVPIADIIRFQASGNYTEVFTVKGQYMTTKTLGIYEVKLKGYDFIRVHNKHLINSNYVVRYIKGKSGIAVMSDDTCIDISRRKKDEFLKSI, encoded by the coding sequence ATGAAAATTAAAACACTCATAATTGATGATCAGGAAGAAGTAATAGATATACTGAGTGACTTGGTTAAAGAGCATTGTAAAGATCTTGAAATTTCAGGTACAGCCTCTGATCCTCTAGAGGCGATGAAAATGATTGAAACCTTATCTCCTGAATTGATTTTCCTCGATATAAAAATGCCCGGGCTTTCAGGATTTGAATTGCTGAAGAAAGCTACCAGAAACTTTGACGTGGTAATAATATCTGCACATAAGGAATATGGTCCTGAAGCCTACTCCAATGGAGCCATACATTATTTGCTAAAACCTTTTGAGGTTGATAAACTGATTGAGGCTGTTGAACGCGTCTGTGAAAAGAAAGCATCTGCAGATCCTGATGTGGTTATTTCTAAAGGAAGAATAAGAATTCCGGATAGCGAAGGTTTTTATGTGGTTCCCATTGCAGATATAATAAGATTTCAGGCAAGTGGCAACTATACTGAAGTATTTACTGTAAAAGGTCAATATATGACAACAAAAACTTTAGGTATATATGAAGTTAAACTTAAAGGATATGATTTTATAAGGGTACACAACAAGCACCTTATAAACAGCAATTACGTAGTCAGATATATTAAAGGGAAATCAGGAATTGCAGTTATGTCAGACGATACTTGTATCGATATATCCAGAAGAAAAAAAGATGAATTTTTGAAATCTATTTAA